A window of Pyrus communis chromosome 3, drPyrComm1.1, whole genome shotgun sequence genomic DNA:
AAGATCTTACTCCATCAGTTATATATAAGAATAAACTCAACGTAATAATATCTGTCAATAAGTACAAATAATACTACAAACAATTGTTCAAGCCAAAATATTTGTAGCTTCTCAAGTATGTCTATATCTTCTAGGCATGGAACTTTGGCATTAAAGAGAGCACTTCCGACATTTTTGAAAATTGATATGCTCCACTAATAATGTAATTATTTGTATTCatacaaatttttttgaaaGGATAGCTAAGTGTAAGGGTAAATACTTTATGATTAGCTTATTTCTATAAAGAAAAATGTCACATTCAAAATATCTCGAATACGTGGCATCAGCACGTAcctcaaaaatcccaaaaaatacAAAGCTCGCCCGTCCAAGCATTGTACTCCCGAGTGTTCTCAAGATACATTAAGCCCTACATGTTTAGGCTCAACAAACCTCAAGGTAGAAACCTTGTCAATGTTTTACAAAATACAAAGTGGAACAAAAACTCAACCCAACATAATTTTTACAAGTGAAGTGATCAAGTTTCAAAAGTTGATACATAACCAGATTTCCacagatgaagaaaaaaaaaaaaaaaagagagagagagagagagagagatactaAGAAGCTCCTTGACCTGAAAGACATGACGGGTATATCACACCAGGGTGGAGGAGTAGGAGTATAGTCCCATAATGGGTCAATTACAAGGCCGCCCCATAAATTTTGAGGCTCAAGGCTACTAAAAAGGGACCCTTGAGTTTTTAAGCACTTTAGTCTGTTGTACATCCATATAGACTCTTGAAGATTGCAATTTGATATAACCAAAATTATGaatttacattttgtttttcaataatttattattcaaACATTAGACGATTCTAATATTCGTTATTCTAATGTTGATTCCAGGAGGAATACAAGAGAACCAATTAGCGCTattgaatttattatatttatcaATCAAGTTTTTACTCTCTTGAAatctttagtttattttttattattaattatctAGAGCAcgatataataataaattaatgatCATGTGAGAGTTGATTTACACATTCAATATAAATGGAAAGATTGAGAAtttgaaagaagaagaggatTGAAAAAGAGGTGGGCCGTTTTCACCGCACCCACAACTCAATTATGATGTCCTATAATTTTGCTATATTTATATGTACATAcagattatataaaaaaaaaaatgggaccCCTGGAGATTGGAGGTCCTAGGCGATCGCTTTACTTAGCTACCCCTCAAAGCTAGCTTACTCACAAAATATGAActttatttttaacttataaataaaaaaaatgtatatcaTTAAATAGTAATATGAAGTCACGAAAACAACTTTTGATTATGTATCTGTACACTTGTAAATATCCGAACCGTAGTGCTTATGtattggataagataaggatgATTAGGACGAagtattaaaataatttcaagTTGTCCTGCAGTGATTAATACTTCCATTGGACAAAACTTTCAAATGCGCGATTTTACTCCACAGCCCAACCCCATGATTGATGAAATATCTTTGATTCCTTTCCCACTACAGATGCATACAAGTTTTAAACTGATTTTcttattgttattattaaaaCAAATTTGGTAAGATATGGAGCATAATTAAGGAGAGTTTATGCTTCGAAGACACGTCTTAGTAAtgttctaattaatttttttaagcacGGTTTGTAACTACAGTCAACCGACTCGAATTAATAAGATAAgattttgttgttattattgGACTATtttgttcaaacaaatttgGTAAGATATGGAGCATATTAAGGAGAGTTTATGCTTCAAAGACACGTCTTAGCAAtgttctaattaattttttttaagcacGGTTTGTAACTACCGTCAACCAACTTGaattaatgaaataaaactTTGTTGTTGTACTGTTTGTGAATACTGTGCAAATAAGACTTATGTAAATTTTCTCTAtttatccttaaaaaaaatgcaatgaaGTTCAACACTTTGTTGTTAATCCTCTctcgatttatttatttttgtccacACACTTTGATGCAGTTCATCTGCTTTTTGTACTCATCAACAAGGCTTTTAAGTACATCTCATGGTTATAAGAAAGTATTTTTATGTTGTATTCGTTCatagtaaattaattataagGCTAAGTAGTAAattgttttaataattaattttatttttttaacttattacGTTTCGAGTTTAACCTcctctctcttccctttttccttagaccaacttcaatgatgggctaaaagccaaattaccccccaaaatttccccccaaacccattccaacccaaggggaaattttgggctaaatgctaaatgctaaaccaatgacaaatttcccccaaaatttagcccagaaatcggagtggactccatccaatatttatcggaatttaaatttttttagattaaaatgttcataaaattaatttacgatagtctacatatttatttatttttaatttaatttaacaaaaaaaatagtctaagtttattttttaataattcccggctaaaattttaggttagAACGGTTGGaacagaaaagctgtttctgggctaaaaactaaattttccgggctaaaaaatttagtttttagccTAACCATTGAAGATGATCTTAAAGTAAGATATCTCGTTCTTTCCATCTTGTGAAAGTTTGTAACGAGAAGGTCTGAATataaaaccttttatttttttttggtaaatctGAATGTAAAACCTTTGATTTTGTCATATGACGCAATAATTCCATGGGAAATGAGAAATAGAGAATAGCAGCGGCCCCACCATGAAGTGTTTTTAATAAAGTTCCGGTCAAACGTCACTAAGGATTAAGCACAACGAAACTTCTGTACCATATTTTTCAACCGTTACCGTACAAATAATTGTTCATACAAGTTTAGTACCCAACTCACTTGACCTTTGTAAAATCAATGTGCCACCATAGATTCAACATTCGTTGGTTTCCAATTTGATGAGTCGGGATTTGATTGGCCAGAGTAGGTTTTGCTCGAGCACCTTAGAAGAGCGATTCTCTTATCTAACTAAGATTTAATTTCAATggaataattaatatattatgttGAAGAATGCAATCCaaataaaatattgacaatATGTATTACTACTTATAAATGAATGCTTCTACTATTAATAAAATCAATATTTTTAATGATAAAATCCAACACATATTTGGTTGTTCATGTGATCAAGAGGTCATTTgaatgtatttttaaaataactgaaagcgttttttatgaaaatatttttgaaaacaatcattagtaaaaatgatagtaaattctgaaaaaacgctttcagtcattttaaaagtacattcaAACGAGTTCTAAATTAAGACAATATCGATGTGATTAGTAATAGGCTGCTGATCGGACTCTAAAATCATGACACTGTACCTGCATAATAAACTACTGCCACCTGGTACATCATGATATGAGAAAATCCCTCTCTCAAGTCAAAACCCCTCGAAAAATCCGTAAATTATTTATCTTCAAGAGGTTTTTGGGTTCGAGACCCTCGAACAAAGTCTATTGTTGTCGACCCCTTCAAGAGGTAGTGCTAACAAATCCAAAAATTTAACAACTTTCAAAAGTCCCCATGATTGTGCTTTGAAGCAAACAGTGTCACAACAAGAGCAATGAGAGCGTCACATTGTGCGGTCGACAACATTAGTCAGACAAGTTGGCATAAACATGCAGGCTGACTTATGAACAGAAaacgcaaaaacaaaagaaaaggaaaaagcaaAGGAGGGAAGTTTCCTCTGAAGGGAATTGTTGGCTGGATGTCTCTTTTCTCACCGTCTTTTTTTCTTGCTCAAAGTTCCAGAATGTTGGAATTTTCTGCCTCAAAAACTAAGTCTCCTCTTAACAAACGGGTCTTTTAGAAACAGTGTTTTCTCTGGTCAGATGCTTCAAATAGGTGGTTAATATCCACCCAATAACATACAGTTTCTTAGTACTTATTTTCTTACTAATCGAGGTCATTTTTCATTTGTCTATGTTTTTGGTCTTGAAATTTGCTTTTTGGGTTATCTTCTCTACCTTGTTTGTTGCTTCTCAACCTACCTAATTCATAAGAATCTAaaaattgtttaattattttataatatatcaCCATAGGAGTTTTGGCCATTTTCCTTTGTCTTAATCCCAAGGTCAAATCCTCAACTCTTTCCTCTTCCTTCAAAGTTCAAGGTTCATACCAAATTCTCACCTTCCTCTTCATTTTTGGGTTCATCTTTCACTTGCAGCAAGCAGGTACTTATCTTTTTCCTCCtcctattttttatatttattaatattattttttcttaaatctCTCCTCTTATATATGAACTTAATTGTCATGAAGTGTATTTGCATGTATATTATTGTATTTATAGATCATTAAGTGTATGAAATCATTGGTTCAGGCAGGCAtagacctctctctctctctctctctctctctctctgtgatgATGGTTATGCATGTTGTTGTTGTAATCTCAGAAGTCTTCTGTCTTTCTGTCAAGATGTTTTGACAACTTTATTCCTCTGCAATTGCCAGCTACCATGaaacaacaatttttttgtttattttattttattttttttcgggTTTTCCGGAGTTCCCATGTGGTTCAAAGGTTCAGCTTATTTCAGAATCTGTTCAGCTTGTTCAAGGTTTTCTTAATTGCAGCTTTTAATTGTTTAGGctcaaaatttcaacattttgaTACAATCGATATCGGGGGAGGGGGAAATCGAACTTGGGACCTCGAGCGCAAGGGTGAATGGTCATACAATTCCTTTGATTTTGCTTTCTTGCACAACTCTTTTTACCTGCTACTGCAAAAGGACATATGATGAATAgtcttttgttgttgttgttgttctgtATATATGCCTTCAAAACAGTTCAGCAGACATTACTAATTTTGATGtagtattatttgtgtttacgtGTGCCTGTAATTTCTATCTGTTGGATTGGACAGGCTCGACCAGATTCGCTGGAAAGGGATCCGGaccccttcctcctaatccaccaaatcatgGAATCCaggctattgaaatttgatccaacggctacaaataggggTTCACTTTataagttataataactttagctgttggatcaaatttcaatggtccggatcctctaatttagtggattaggaggaagggatccggagaggatccctttcgaGATTCGCTTGGTCTAATTTACTAGTTTCCAGTGTTAATGATTGTTTGACAGTTAATTACCCTCTAATGTGTGACAAATTGTGATACAGAAACTCGAATTGTGTGATAGAACTTATGTTCCTCAACGACAGAAGAAGTAAACCAAAACCATGTCTTTAGTTCGGCCAGCAGAGCTCTCCACCACATCATACAGAAATCGCAAATTATATTCTTTAAATGGCAGCAATGACGGTTCCAGCTTGTCAACTCAAATATTTGGGGCCGATGAGCACAAGGCCGTGTATGTGAATGATTCTTACAGCAGTGAGACTTACGAGAAGTACTTCCTTGACTCCCCAATGGAAGAAGTTACACATCCATCCAGCTATGGCGTTTCTGGAAGTTCGACTAACCCACAAGGTGCCTCATCTTACCAGCTAACAGCTGGATCAGTTTCCTCCTTGAATACTCAAAATCCATATATCACttctttaatgtccaattttgAATCAGATTACTTAGAGAGTCAAAGCCCCGATGCGGATAGCTTTgatgaagataagatgagattgAAGCTTCAAGAATTGGAGAGAGCACTGCTTGATGACAacgatgatgaagatgatggggAGATAAATTGCAGTAGTCGAAGCATGGAAGTGGATGGTGAATGGATTGATCCAATCCATAGTGAATTGCTCCATGACTCACCCAAGGAGTCTTCATCATCTGATTCTAACGCGAGCAGTATCAGCAgcaaaaaagaaatatcacaTGCTTCTCCTCGGACACCCAAGCAGCTGCTTTTTGAGTGCGCTGGTGCACTTTCAGAAGGAAACATTGAAGAAGCATCAACGATGATAAATGTGCTTCGACAGATGGTGTCGATTCAGGGAGATCCCACACAGAGGATTGCAGCTTACATGGTGGAAGGCCTAGCAGCTCGCTTGGCTTCCTCAGGAAAATTTCTTTACAAGTCTTTGAAATGCAAGGAACCCCCGTCTTCTTATCGCCTTGCAGCCATGCAAATCCTTTTTGAGGTGTGTCCTTGCTTTAAATTTGGATTTATGGCGGCAAATGGAGCCATCATAGAGGCATGCAAGGATGAAAAGCGAGTTCACATCATAGATTTTGACGTAAACCAGGGGAATCAATACATAACCCTCATACAAACACTTTCAAGCCTGCCAGGTAAGCCACCGCACTTGAAGTTAACAGGGGTGGATGATCCCGAGACAGTTCAGCGTCATGTTGGAGGCCTTAACATCATTGGACAAAGGCTTGAGAAGCTGGCAGAAGTGCTGAAAGTTCCATTCGAGTTTCATGCAGTAGCCTCGAGGACTTCAATCGTCAATGCCTCAATGCTTGGCTGCAGGCCTGGGGAAGCACTTGTGGTTAACTTTGCTTTTCAGCTTCACCACATGCCCGACGAAAGTGTTTCAACAGTTAACCAGAGAGACCAGCTTCTTCGGATGGTGAAGAGCTTGAGGCCAAAACTTGTTACAGTTGTAGAACAAGATGTGAACACCAATACAACCCCTTTTATCCCAAGATTTGTTGAAGCCTACAACTATTACTCTGCTGTTTATGATTCCCTTGATGCAGCTCTCCCTCGGGAGAGTCAGGATAGGATGAATGTTGAAAGGCAGTGCCTTGCACGGGACATAGTGAACATTGTGGCGTGCGAAGGAGAGGAAAGAATAGAGCGTTATGAGGTAGCTGGAAAGTGGAGGGCAAGGATGACCATGGCAGGATTTACTTCATGTCCTATGAGCACCAGTGTGACTGATTCGATTCGAGATCTTAGCAGACAGTACAGTCACAGGTACAAAGTGAAGGAGGAGGCGGGGGCGCTTCATTTCGGGTGGGAAGACAAAAGCTTGATTGTTGCTTCAGCGTGGAGGTGATGATCGTTCAGCTCCAAACTACTGCTATGCTTTCATTCAGTATTGTACTTTGATTTTGTGTGGGGATAAAGACTTACGGCTATATAGAGGCAATTTCGGAAATTGGCTACAAtacttatatatatttaatacaattacCATCTCGATTCTAAGGTGGCCATTGTATTAAATACACGTAAGTTTATAGTCAATCCCGTAATTTCAAGTATATAAATAAGGAACGTAGGGAGCTGCTAGTTTTCTAACACTGATAAACGATCTCAATGGTTGTAATAGAATAACCTTATGTACTCTCCTATATAATTTTGTGCGGATGTGACGTGATATTGTTGATGTTGCGAACTTAAAATTATCAATGTGTCGGGCAATATTGTATTCATAAATGGAACAACGGGTTATCCGGACCTATTGACCAATTAACGGTGATTCTCAAATATTGCATAACAGAATGTGATCAAGATGGGATAGAATGAACAGAAACAAAGACCTCGGATATATGTAAGCTTGTTCTTAACTAACTTAGCTACAAGCCTACAACTCTTCGCGTCACTTCGTCTTCAAACAATTAATTTCAAATACGATAGATCATCAAAATTGTGAACACTATTAAGTAAATTACAAGCTCAGAAAATACAATTAGGACTTCCCTCCGGCAAGTAAGCGAGTTAAATGCTCTCCGACATTTCTACTATTTCTCGTCACCTCTTTTAAGAGATCTCCTTGTTTTCTTCCCATGCATTCCTCCTTACGTTTGCCGGGTTTTCGTTATCTGTCCAAGCCTCCCAACTAACCATTCCGACAGTGACGCTGCTTGGACATTGTAAGACACCAACCGCCTTGCTCTTGCGAGCAAACAGGTAAAAGCAGCAGGAAAGCTCAATTTTGTCCAGCTCTCCTCACCCAATCCTTGCTGGAAGTCACCCCTAAAAGCCCTTGATATTCTATCCTCAGCTCTTCACACCAACAAAACACAATGCTACCTCAGCTTGGGCTTGGAGCTCTTCCAATACCTTTACAATGCTCTCCCGGCACATTGctgtttcattacgatccaataGCATTTTCCTTAATCTTCATCCACGTACAAGAAAAGTTAACAGGGTCAAACATGAATCGACTCCAATTAAGCAACTTCAACGCAAcaataaatataaattcatattATTCTATTGATCGTCAACCAAATGGCTTACATCGAAGCTTTAAATCAACTCCCTTATTATAAGATATCCCAAGGTTAGTGTAAACTCCCTGGACATCTTTAACGatgtttgaatttcaaaaatttataCTACCATTTCATATAACAAAATCACTAACAATCTGACAGTTGTAAGTGGTAAATTCATCAGCAAGCAGAGTCTACTAGTCATCTATTGCTctttaaatatattttcaaggaataaaggaaaaataacaATGTAAATAATTATCAAGGTGAAATGTAGGACATACCTAGAGACAGTTGCTATATCTCCATGACCAGTGCAGACAATAAGCATGGCATTAGCGGGCAATGCTGTATACAAGGTACGTATTCTAGTATCCAGTCGCATAAGAATTTCCTTTAGTTCAGACGTTAAGCTGCAGCTGatactttttttatttccagAGTTCTTATGGCATGTAAGCAAGGATATCAACTCAGAAATTTTTCCATTTAATTTCTCGGCGTCTTCTGCTTGTTTCGTGAAATAACGATTCAATTCAGAAAACTGGGTCCAGACGAAATGCACTTTCTCATTCCTTGCCTACAATcaaaagtaaatgaaaaaagCACGTAAAATTACGTAGCCAAGCCAAATGATAAAAATGAGAAAATAAGTGAACACAGCCATGAGAACTCTACCTCCTTTTGAGCTTTG
This region includes:
- the LOC137727361 gene encoding scarecrow-like protein 1 isoform X2, producing the protein MSLVRPAELSTTSYRNRKLYSLNGSNDGSSLSTQIFGADEHKAVYVNDSYSSETYEKYFLDSPMEEVTHPSSYGVSGSSTNPQDYLESQSPDADSFDEDKMRLKLQELERALLDDNDDEDDGEINCSSRSMEVDGEWIDPIHSELLHDSPKESSSSDSNASSISSKKEISHASPRTPKQLLFECAGALSEGNIEEASTMINVLRQMVSIQGDPTQRIAAYMVEGLAARLASSGKFLYKSLKCKEPPSSYRLAAMQILFEVCPCFKFGFMAANGAIIEACKDEKRVHIIDFDVNQGNQYITLIQTLSSLPGKPPHLKLTGVDDPETVQRHVGGLNIIGQRLEKLAEVLKVPFEFHAVASRTSIVNASMLGCRPGEALVVNFAFQLHHMPDESVSTVNQRDQLLRMVKSLRPKLVTVVEQDVNTNTTPFIPRFVEAYNYYSAVYDSLDAALPRESQDRMNVERQCLARDIVNIVACEGEERIERYEVAGKWRARMTMAGFTSCPMSTSVTDSIRDLSRQYSHRYKVKEEAGALHFGWEDKSLIVASAWR
- the LOC137727361 gene encoding scarecrow-like protein 1 isoform X1, which encodes MSLVRPAELSTTSYRNRKLYSLNGSNDGSSLSTQIFGADEHKAVYVNDSYSSETYEKYFLDSPMEEVTHPSSYGVSGSSTNPQGASSYQLTAGSVSSLNTQNPYITSLMSNFESDYLESQSPDADSFDEDKMRLKLQELERALLDDNDDEDDGEINCSSRSMEVDGEWIDPIHSELLHDSPKESSSSDSNASSISSKKEISHASPRTPKQLLFECAGALSEGNIEEASTMINVLRQMVSIQGDPTQRIAAYMVEGLAARLASSGKFLYKSLKCKEPPSSYRLAAMQILFEVCPCFKFGFMAANGAIIEACKDEKRVHIIDFDVNQGNQYITLIQTLSSLPGKPPHLKLTGVDDPETVQRHVGGLNIIGQRLEKLAEVLKVPFEFHAVASRTSIVNASMLGCRPGEALVVNFAFQLHHMPDESVSTVNQRDQLLRMVKSLRPKLVTVVEQDVNTNTTPFIPRFVEAYNYYSAVYDSLDAALPRESQDRMNVERQCLARDIVNIVACEGEERIERYEVAGKWRARMTMAGFTSCPMSTSVTDSIRDLSRQYSHRYKVKEEAGALHFGWEDKSLIVASAWR